From the candidate division KSB1 bacterium genome, the window CTGCTGACATACCTCAACTCAATACTATCAACGCGGTTAAAAACCAGGGGTACTTTTTCAGTAGCAGCCTGTCTGTCGTTAGCGATTTCTTGCTCGGTTTTGTTCACCAAAAATCTAAAAGGAGCGATTATTTCCTCGCCGGAGTAAACGTCATCTTCCTTCAAATTTGCAAACTGGTAAGATTGGCTTGAAGGGAATATCAAAGTGGCTGTAATTACAATCACCAAGCCCATAACAAATTGCGGTGTGTAACGCCACTGTTTATGCTCTTGCAGGGCCTTTAGATTCTCTCTAAAGGGTTTGGTGAAGTCGGAGATTTTTTTCAAAAACTTTTGCAAGCAAAAAACTCCAAATTAAATTAATCAGTTGCTACTATTCTTTTTCTTATTATTATTGGTTTCGTAAACTTCATAGGCTTTGATTATATCGCGTACTAAGCGATGACGCACCACATCCCGCTCGGTTAAATAGATAATTTCAATACCTTCAATATCGGACAAAATAGATTGTACCTGTACCAACCCGGATGAAGGGGAGTCAGGCAAATCGATCTGAGTGATATCACCGGTGATGATTGCTTTAGAATTGATCCCCAGCCGGGTGAGAAACATTTTCATCTGGTTAAATGAAGTGTTTTGAGCTTCGTCCAGAATAGCAAAGGCATTGTTCAGTGTACGGCCTCGCATATAGGCCAAAGGAACGATCTCTATCACACGGGACTCGATATATCTTTTCAATTTGTCGGCCGGTATCATATCGTTCAGAGCATCGTACAAAGGCCTGAGGTAAGGATCTATTTTTTCCTTAAAATCGCCGGGCAAGAATCCCAAATTTTCCCCTGCCTCTACTGCCGGTCGGGTCAGCACAATTCTATTGACCAATTTATCGCGCAAAGTTGCTACTGCCATCGCAACCGCCAGAAAAGTCTTTCCGGTACCGGCCGGACCGATCGCAAACAAAATATCATTTTTAAATGACTTTTGATAAAATGCCTTTTGACCCGAACTTTTCGGTTTGATGACTCCGTCTTTTGTGTAAAGAATGGCTGAGTCCAAATTATCTTCCGGTGTGGCGAGCGAGCCTGTTCTATTCACCAAATCGAGAACTGTTTCCAGGTCATTTTCAGTAATGGTTTGATCCC encodes:
- a CDS encoding PhoH family protein: MSDSTTIIQKKISIKGVDQLMLFGFQDKNLRSLEEKFNTKIVARGSEIFLSGKADVVERLEKVLLELILMATRDQTITENDLETVLDLVNRTGSLATPEDNLDSAILYTKDGVIKPKSSGQKAFYQKSFKNDILFAIGPAGTGKTFLAVAMAVATLRDKLVNRIVLTRPAVEAGENLGFLPGDFKEKIDPYLRPLYDALNDMIPADKLKRYIESRVIEIVPLAYMRGRTLNNAFAILDEAQNTSFNQMKMFLTRLGINSKAIITGDITQIDLPDSPSSGLVQVQSILSDIEGIEIIYLTERDVVRHRLVRDIIKAYEVYETNNNKKKNSSN